CAGCCACAGTCACTAGTAAAAATAATAAATCAGGCTTTACTCTTGCTATTTGGCAACCGGCTGGTAATCTTTCAGAAGTTATTGCCCGTGTATCTATTAAGGGTAAACGTAATCAAGGATACTTTAAAGAAAGATTCATTGGTGACTACAAATATAAAATTCAGCAAAAGGCAAAATTTGTTAAAGGTCTGAAATCTGGAGACAGAGTAGTAGTTCGTCTGTACGATTTAGAAAATCGCTTTCTTGGCTACAGTGAATTTGAATGTTTACAAACCAATAGTGCTGTTAACTTAATTTTGTCAGAAAATCCTTCACAATACAAAGTTGTACGTACTGTTTATGGTGCTGATGCTAACTTTGACGGCAATGTGGATACAGGTAGTACAACCTACGACTATTTTACTCAGGTGGATAATGGGCTAAGCTCCACCGTTGGCGATCGCCAGGTGACTTTCCTAAGCAGTTCTCGACAAATTAATATTAGTCAGTTTCAAGTTGCAGGGGTGTCCGCAGTTGCAACGAAAAGCGTTTATCCCAATTCTTTTACTCAGGGTAAATATGCTGTAGTCCGAAAATCAATGAGTATTTTCAGTTCTACCCAAGCAGCAGCATTACAAGCAGTACCTGGACAATTAGTACAAATCAAAGAAGTGGATAGTGATTCCAGCTTTGATGTTAGTCAATTGATGATGGCATATCGGGAAGTAGGAGTAGCCCGTAATATCCAAGTTAAATTTTCCGATGTGGCAAGTAACCACTGGGCACAAGACTTTATCGCAGAATTGGCAGCATTAGAAATTATCGAGGGTTTCCCCAATGGCACTTTTCGTCCTGATGAACAAGTAAACCGTGCCCAATTTGCGGCAATGTTGAGTCAAGCGTTTGAGAAAGTAAAAGTCCGCAATGCCTTGAAATTTAAGGATGTGAGCAGCAATTTCTGGGCTTATAGTGCTATCCGTGAAGCCTATGAAATGGGCTTTTTAGGAATTATAGATAGTGAGTTTAAACCGACTCAAGAGTTATCCCGCCTAGAAGTGTTGATAGCACTAGCAAAAGGACTAAATTATACCGTCACGGGTTCAACTGAGAGGATTTTAACAGCCTATACAGATGCTACGAGTATACGTAGTGATGTTCGTAGTGCGATCGCTGCTCTCACCGAACGAGGTATAGTAGTCAACTATCCCAACGTCCAATCTTTAAACCCTGGAAAAGTTGCCACACGAGCTGAAGTCAGTGCCTTAATCTACAAAGCTTTGGTCAGTACAGGCACAGTTACTGATATTTCCTCAGAATATACTGTCGGTAAAAGTGCAGAACAAGCAGCAGTAGAGGAAGAAAACGAGACCAAAACTCGTCGCCATTGTAACCAGGGTATTGGTAATGGTTCCGAAGGATGTGACCCTGGAAATTCTCGTCCCCATGGTGGCAGCAATGATGAAACAGGAAGAACTCCTGGAAACAAAAAGTAATTATCACTAATAATTACTGATAGATAATTACCTAATCAGAATCAGAGATTAAATTTAGAGATTTAGTCTCTGATTTCTAGTTTTTAGACCAGCGAAATTATAGACTTGTACATGAAAAATTGAAATTTCTTGCCGTATTGCTAAACTTCAGTCAGGGTATTGATGTTACCATTGCCATTCCCCTTACCATTTTTGTGTAAATAAATATTCTGGATGGGATAGGGAATTTTAATTCCTTCTTCGATATAACGCTTATGCAATTTTTTGACAAATAAATGCTTGGCTAAACGTTGATCAAAAAATTCATTAACTCGCATAAACAAGGTGAAATCAATACTAGAATCACCGAACCGATGAAATCTGATAAAGGGTTCATACTCCATCTGTTCTGGGGAAACTTCTTGCATTACCTCCTGGGCGATCGCCACAGTAATTTTCTCGACTTTCTCTAAATCGCTATCATAAGCAACTCCCAATTCCACAGTCACAGTTACTTCTTTGACGGGCAGATTGTAATTAGTGAAAATTGCCGTACTCAATTTAGAATTGGGAATAATTACCACATTATTTGATAATTCCTTGATAATAGTATTCCTCCAGGAAATATCAATCACGTAGCCTTCATGGGCACCATCTAATTTGATGTAGTCTCCAGTGCGTACCTGTTTGGAAATAATTAAATAAAATCCCGCAAATAAATTAGCTAGGGTATCTTGCAGTGCCAAACCAACAGCTAAACCCCCCACTCCTAGAGTTGTAACTATTGCTGTCACCTGGACACCCATGGTTTGCAGAATAATCAGGGTTCCTAAAATAATAATAGCAATTTTAGCTAAATTCGAGAGTAGAGAAGCAGAAACGCCTTCTGATTTTTGCAGAAATAAAGTGACAAAACCCGCAGCTAGTCGAGCGCAAACAAGAGTCACCGAATAAAGAAAAACTATGGTAATAACGCGCTTGAGAACGTCTTCCAGATTTTCCTTGAGGGGATAACTGAGAATCGCAGCAAAACAACCACCTAAACTTAACCAGATAAAAGTCATGCGATGGAGAGCGCGAAAAATAATCTGGTTTCCTGGTATCTGTTTGCCAACAACAAACTTTTTCAGCTTTTTGATGACGACTTTTTCACCAATAATTCCGGTGAACAAGCCAAGGAAGATAAAGCTTGTAGGAAGAATAAACTGCATCATAATCAACTCGAAATCGTTAATGGGAAACACCATTGATATTTGGACTTTTTCGTTTGATAATCATCATCTATCTTGTTTTTTAGGGAATATGTAGTGGAAAATAGATAGACGATTTGCTATAGCACCCTGTTTTAGAATAGCGAATGATTGCCAAATCAGCTAATAGTTATCCATGGACTTGCCGATTATTTATCATCCCGATTATGTAGCTCCTTTACCTGAGGGACATCGCTTCCCCATGGCAAAATTCCGGCAATTATATGAGTTACTGTTACTTGATGGTGTTGCCACAATTGAACAATTTCACGCTCCAGAAGTTCCAATGCGGGAATTAATTGAATTAGTCCACATCCCGGAATATGTACAAGCATATTGTCAAGGAACCCTTGATTATAAAGCACAACGGCGCATTGGTTTACCCTGGAGTCCAGCTTTAGCTCATCGTACTTGTATTGCGGTAGGGGGAACAATTCTCACGGCAAAATTAGCCCTCAAGCAGGGTTTAGCTTGCAATACTGCGGGGGGAACCCATCATGCTTTTCCGAGTTATGGCTCTGGTTTTTGTATTTTTAATGATTTGGCGATCGCCTGTCGAGTCTTACAAAAATTAGGGTTGGTACAGCGGATTTTAATTGTGGATTTGGATGTGCATCAAGGAGATGGTACGGCTTTTATTTTCCAAAATGATGCCAGCGTCTTCACCTTTTCCATGCATTGTGAAGTCAATTTTCCTGGAACTAAACAACAAAGTGATTTGGATATTCCCCTACCGGAGGGAATGGAAGATGATAGTTATTTGCAAACCCTGGCGAAGTATTTACCTGATTTACTTACGGATATTAAGCCAGACTT
The Calothrix sp. 336/3 DNA segment above includes these coding regions:
- a CDS encoding mechanosensitive ion channel family protein, which translates into the protein MMQFILPTSFIFLGLFTGIIGEKVVIKKLKKFVVGKQIPGNQIIFRALHRMTFIWLSLGGCFAAILSYPLKENLEDVLKRVITIVFLYSVTLVCARLAAGFVTLFLQKSEGVSASLLSNLAKIAIIILGTLIILQTMGVQVTAIVTTLGVGGLAVGLALQDTLANLFAGFYLIISKQVRTGDYIKLDGAHEGYVIDISWRNTIIKELSNNVVIIPNSKLSTAIFTNYNLPVKEVTVTVELGVAYDSDLEKVEKITVAIAQEVMQEVSPEQMEYEPFIRFHRFGDSSIDFTLFMRVNEFFDQRLAKHLFVKKLHKRYIEEGIKIPYPIQNIYLHKNGKGNGNGNINTLTEV
- a CDS encoding S-layer homology domain-containing protein yields the protein MWSSLTAQRSTQVSAATVTSKNNKSGFTLAIWQPAGNLSEVIARVSIKGKRNQGYFKERFIGDYKYKIQQKAKFVKGLKSGDRVVVRLYDLENRFLGYSEFECLQTNSAVNLILSENPSQYKVVRTVYGADANFDGNVDTGSTTYDYFTQVDNGLSSTVGDRQVTFLSSSRQINISQFQVAGVSAVATKSVYPNSFTQGKYAVVRKSMSIFSSTQAAALQAVPGQLVQIKEVDSDSSFDVSQLMMAYREVGVARNIQVKFSDVASNHWAQDFIAELAALEIIEGFPNGTFRPDEQVNRAQFAAMLSQAFEKVKVRNALKFKDVSSNFWAYSAIREAYEMGFLGIIDSEFKPTQELSRLEVLIALAKGLNYTVTGSTERILTAYTDATSIRSDVRSAIAALTERGIVVNYPNVQSLNPGKVATRAEVSALIYKALVSTGTVTDISSEYTVGKSAEQAAVEEENETKTRRHCNQGIGNGSEGCDPGNSRPHGGSNDETGRTPGNKK
- a CDS encoding histone deacetylase, whose translation is MDLPIIYHPDYVAPLPEGHRFPMAKFRQLYELLLLDGVATIEQFHAPEVPMRELIELVHIPEYVQAYCQGTLDYKAQRRIGLPWSPALAHRTCIAVGGTILTAKLALKQGLACNTAGGTHHAFPSYGSGFCIFNDLAIACRVLQKLGLVQRILIVDLDVHQGDGTAFIFQNDASVFTFSMHCEVNFPGTKQQSDLDIPLPEGMEDDSYLQTLAKYLPDLLTDIKPDLVLYDAGVDPHIGDRLGKLALTDEGIFRREMQVLGTCVAAGFPVACVIGGGYADDLKSLVWRHSLVHRAASQTYYQYRL